A window of the Sphaerobacter thermophilus DSM 20745 genome harbors these coding sequences:
- a CDS encoding tetratricopeptide repeat protein: MTTYQPDGRNRTVRRQAEEARRLAMEGRWEEAVEINRAILTQAPRDVEAHNRLGKALIELGRFNEAIEAYRAALDIDPGNVIARRNIERLEDIGEPAPQVSPTPGFRPSVFVEEVGKTYVTDLVRPGPQSVLRLVSPAEEVEIRPENGVVHIYSQDGQRLGQLEPRIAQRLLELLEAGNRYQAYVVATNEDTVRIILREVYRDPDAPAHLSFPRQAKMPPPRPYLRDTGRAERELEPDLLLDSDEEEEELDDEEPEELEAVGDDVDEEDDFVDDEEPEDDVPLDE, encoded by the coding sequence TTGACGACCTATCAACCTGACGGACGCAATCGCACAGTACGGCGCCAGGCCGAGGAAGCGCGACGGCTCGCAATGGAGGGCCGCTGGGAGGAAGCCGTCGAGATCAACCGCGCGATCCTGACGCAGGCCCCGCGCGACGTTGAGGCGCACAACCGCCTCGGCAAGGCGTTGATAGAGCTCGGACGGTTCAACGAGGCGATCGAGGCGTACCGCGCCGCGCTCGACATCGACCCGGGCAACGTGATCGCGCGCCGCAACATCGAGCGCCTTGAGGACATCGGTGAGCCGGCGCCACAGGTCAGTCCCACGCCTGGCTTCCGCCCGAGTGTCTTCGTTGAAGAGGTGGGCAAGACTTACGTGACCGACCTGGTCCGCCCCGGCCCGCAATCAGTCCTCCGGCTGGTGTCACCCGCTGAAGAGGTCGAGATTCGGCCGGAGAACGGCGTGGTGCACATCTACAGCCAGGACGGGCAGCGGCTCGGCCAGCTCGAGCCCCGCATCGCTCAGCGGCTGCTCGAGCTCCTGGAGGCCGGCAACCGCTATCAGGCGTACGTCGTAGCCACGAACGAGGATACGGTGCGCATTATTCTGCGCGAGGTTTACCGCGACCCCGACGCGCCCGCGCACCTCTCCTTCCCGCGCCAGGCCAAGATGCCGCCGCCGCGGCCGTACCTGCGCGACACCGGACGTGCAGAGCGCGAGCTTGAACCGGACCTCCTGCTCGATTCCGACGAGGAAGAAGAGGAACTCGACGACGAGGAGCCGGAGGAGCTCGAGGCCGTCGGCGACGATGTGGACGAGGAAGACGACTTCGTCGACGACGAGGAGCCGGAAGACGACGTCCCGCTCGACGAGTAA
- a CDS encoding YggT family protein produces MELGAVLGALLLARIVILAVPGPERSEFTRWFVRATEPLVWPVAQVPGGGIHLIRALTLADLVTAAMLVLLAALAVGTIAGWEAEGGHERDTNGHLAPVERRKRMLD; encoded by the coding sequence GTGGAACTCGGCGCCGTCCTCGGAGCGCTCCTGCTTGCCCGCATCGTCATCCTCGCGGTTCCGGGGCCGGAACGCTCCGAGTTCACGCGCTGGTTCGTCCGGGCCACCGAGCCCCTGGTCTGGCCCGTGGCGCAGGTGCCCGGGGGCGGGATTCATCTCATCCGCGCGCTGACGCTCGCCGATCTGGTCACGGCCGCCATGCTCGTCCTGCTCGCCGCGCTCGCCGTGGGCACCATCGCCGGCTGGGAGGCCGAGGGGGGCCATGAGCGCGACACGAATGGGCATCTCGCGCCGGTGGAACGCCGAAAGCGCATGTTAGACTGA
- a CDS encoding DUF2085 domain-containing protein, with amino-acid sequence MSQPSHTLSPGQERLIIAVDRVIYHLARHWVWLLNGIAALFVVPPLVAPYLAATGHTVAASWIYRFFSLTCHQKPEHSFFIAGHQVAFCQRDTAIYGGLLLFGLLYAVVRHRVRPASLWIGALLAAPMAVDGLTQLVGLRESTPTLRVLTGGLFALGVAWIVFPRLNEGFAEIEAVLRARFDRLAREGRVRPLAAPARKDHLG; translated from the coding sequence ATGTCACAGCCGAGCCACACGCTCTCTCCCGGGCAGGAGCGCCTCATCATCGCCGTGGACCGGGTTATCTATCACCTGGCACGGCATTGGGTCTGGCTCCTCAACGGGATCGCGGCGCTCTTCGTGGTCCCACCCCTCGTGGCACCGTACCTCGCCGCCACCGGGCACACCGTGGCCGCGAGCTGGATCTACCGATTCTTCAGCCTGACCTGCCATCAGAAGCCGGAGCACAGCTTCTTCATCGCCGGCCATCAGGTCGCGTTCTGCCAGCGCGACACGGCTATCTACGGCGGGCTGCTGCTCTTCGGCCTGCTCTACGCCGTCGTCCGGCACCGCGTCCGCCCCGCCTCGCTCTGGATCGGAGCCCTTCTCGCTGCACCGATGGCGGTGGATGGACTAACCCAGCTCGTCGGCCTGCGCGAAAGCACGCCCACGCTGCGTGTGCTGACCGGCGGTTTGTTTGCGCTTGGCGTCGCCTGGATCGTCTTCCCGCGACTCAACGAGGGTTTCGCAGAGATCGAGGCCGTGCTGAGGGCGCGCTTCGACCGGCTGGCTCGCGAGGGACGGGTCCGGCCGCTCGCAGCGCCCGCACGAAAGGACCACCTCGGATGA
- the coaBC gene encoding bifunctional phosphopantothenoylcysteine decarboxylase/phosphopantothenate--cysteine ligase CoaBC, which translates to MTTILKGKRIVLGVSGGIAAYKSVELARELTLAGAQVDVVMTRAAREFVGPLTFETLTRRPVRTEVFEQWTEAESGHVSLGERADLMIIAPATAQVIAKLAHGLADDMLSVTALATPAPVIVAPAMDYHMYQHPATQANLRTLADRGVRIVGPDEGLLASGLVGPGRLVPTTRLMDAIRATLGSNGPLAGVRVVVTAGPTREPLDPLRFLSNRSSGKMGYALVAAAIDAGASVTLITGPTALTPHSEASVIGVESAAEMADAVQTAVQDADVLIMTAAVADYRPASVAEHKIKKSSDDLTLNLTRTTDILASIDRPGLLKVGFAAETTSLLDYARDKLRAKHLDLIVANDARTSMGSDEGWAYLLEPGKEAEEVGPTSKAELAEVIIDRVASLLRSRRTSERD; encoded by the coding sequence ATGACGACCATCCTGAAGGGCAAGCGTATCGTGCTCGGCGTCTCAGGCGGGATTGCCGCCTACAAGTCGGTCGAGCTGGCCCGCGAGTTGACCCTGGCCGGTGCCCAGGTCGACGTGGTTATGACGCGCGCGGCGCGGGAGTTTGTCGGGCCACTCACGTTCGAGACACTCACCCGACGACCCGTGCGGACCGAGGTCTTCGAGCAGTGGACCGAGGCAGAATCGGGCCACGTCTCACTCGGTGAGCGCGCCGACCTGATGATCATCGCGCCGGCGACGGCCCAGGTGATCGCCAAGCTGGCACACGGCCTGGCCGACGACATGCTCAGCGTGACCGCCCTGGCCACCCCTGCACCTGTCATCGTCGCACCGGCCATGGACTACCACATGTACCAGCACCCCGCGACGCAGGCGAACCTGCGCACGTTGGCCGACCGCGGCGTCCGCATCGTCGGGCCGGACGAGGGTCTGCTCGCCTCGGGGCTGGTCGGACCGGGCCGCCTCGTGCCGACGACGCGGCTGATGGACGCCATCCGCGCTACGCTGGGCTCGAACGGACCGCTGGCCGGGGTACGGGTCGTCGTCACCGCCGGTCCGACGCGGGAGCCCCTCGACCCGTTGCGCTTCCTCAGCAACCGCTCCAGCGGCAAGATGGGATACGCCCTGGTGGCAGCGGCCATCGACGCCGGCGCCTCGGTCACGCTCATCACAGGGCCGACGGCGTTAACCCCCCACAGCGAAGCCTCCGTGATCGGAGTTGAGTCCGCCGCCGAGATGGCTGACGCTGTCCAAACTGCGGTCCAGGATGCCGACGTCCTGATCATGACCGCGGCCGTGGCCGACTACCGCCCGGCCAGCGTCGCCGAGCACAAGATCAAGAAGTCGAGCGACGACCTGACACTGAACCTGACCCGGACGACCGACATCCTGGCATCGATCGACCGTCCCGGCCTCCTCAAGGTTGGGTTCGCCGCCGAGACGACCAGTCTCCTCGACTATGCGCGCGATAAGCTCCGCGCCAAGCACCTCGACCTGATCGTCGCCAACGATGCCCGTACCAGCATGGGCAGTGATGAGGGCTGGGCTTACCTCTTGGAGCCGGGCAAGGAGGCGGAAGAGGTGGGACCAACTTCGAAAGCGGAACTCGCTGAAGTGATCATCGACCGGGTCGCGAGCCTGCTCCGCTCCCGCCGGACATCGGAGCGCGACTGA
- a CDS encoding helix-turn-helix domain-containing protein, giving the protein MSEFGELLRHARSYKGVSLREAERATKINRHHLAALEREEFEELPPLIYARGIVRNYAQYLGLDPVAVLALFEEVHGQRSGGFRVVPATKPLNIPSHWAPNFAIIAFMVIMSAVIFAFLYSAYFAPEDAPPTGPAGIVGLASPTPSAEASPTGSEGGSITIATPTTEPTSTPVPEPTVPAAAETPTEEPTPTPEPTPVSTTHTFAVTATSSVWVQVTVDGQVVFSDVLPGGETRVFEGEQMYVTAGNAPFIQVAVDGVDQGLLGETWDASRTYP; this is encoded by the coding sequence ATGTCCGAATTCGGCGAACTGCTGCGGCATGCCCGCTCGTACAAGGGCGTGAGCCTGCGCGAGGCGGAGCGGGCCACCAAGATCAACCGCCATCACCTTGCCGCCCTCGAGCGCGAGGAGTTCGAGGAGCTGCCGCCACTCATCTACGCCCGCGGGATCGTACGCAACTACGCACAGTACCTGGGCCTCGACCCGGTTGCGGTGCTGGCGCTCTTCGAGGAGGTCCACGGCCAGCGCAGCGGTGGCTTCCGGGTGGTTCCCGCCACGAAGCCGCTCAACATCCCGTCGCACTGGGCGCCCAACTTCGCCATCATCGCCTTCATGGTCATCATGTCGGCGGTGATCTTCGCTTTTCTCTACAGCGCCTACTTCGCGCCGGAGGATGCGCCGCCGACCGGGCCGGCCGGCATCGTGGGTCTTGCCTCGCCCACCCCGTCGGCGGAGGCTTCACCCACCGGGAGCGAGGGTGGCTCGATCACCATCGCGACGCCGACCACCGAGCCGACCTCGACGCCGGTGCCGGAGCCGACCGTGCCTGCCGCGGCCGAGACGCCGACCGAGGAGCCTACCCCGACACCGGAGCCGACGCCGGTATCCACCACGCACACCTTTGCCGTCACAGCCACCAGTTCCGTGTGGGTGCAGGTGACGGTCGACGGGCAGGTGGTCTTCTCTGACGTGCTGCCGGGCGGGGAGACCCGGGTGTTCGAGGGCGAGCAGATGTATGTAACGGCAGGAAACGCGCCGTTCATCCAGGTGGCGGTCGACGGGGTCGATCAAGGCCTCTTGGGCGAAACCTGGGACGCCTCGCGAACCTATCCGTAG
- a CDS encoding diacylglycerol/lipid kinase family protein yields the protein MTTRPRATAIINPHTGRREAHELEAMLQSTLGRVYDVRVLRTGYPGDARDLARQSAKSSDVVLAVGGDGTVADVASGLVGSNTPLAIIPTGSANAVARSLGIPLQPAAAARILVRPHDRRTLDVALAGERAVVHMAGSGYDALVMRDAQRSLKRLARWLAYVPPALKHLTVPMTRYRITVDGETTECVARMVLVANGAFVLDPWLRFGDDIRPDDGVLDVCVFDPPHLAATLTLLLWFLVGHVGRSRFARRLRGRHVRVEASPPAPIELDGDYAGTTPLEMKVCPAAIQVIVPRGAGEPIAR from the coding sequence CTGACAACCCGCCCACGCGCCACCGCGATCATCAACCCGCACACCGGCAGGCGGGAAGCCCACGAGCTGGAGGCCATGCTCCAGAGCACGTTGGGGCGTGTCTACGACGTGCGGGTGCTCCGCACCGGCTACCCCGGCGATGCCCGCGACCTCGCGCGGCAGTCCGCCAAGTCATCCGACGTGGTCCTGGCAGTTGGCGGCGACGGCACCGTTGCGGACGTGGCGAGCGGACTTGTGGGAAGCAACACCCCGCTCGCGATCATCCCGACCGGCTCGGCCAACGCGGTCGCGCGCTCGCTCGGAATCCCACTGCAACCGGCAGCGGCGGCACGCATCCTCGTGCGGCCGCATGACAGACGCACCCTCGATGTCGCGCTCGCCGGTGAGCGCGCCGTTGTGCACATGGCGGGCAGCGGCTACGACGCGCTGGTCATGCGAGACGCGCAGCGCTCCCTTAAGCGGCTTGCTCGCTGGCTGGCCTATGTGCCGCCGGCGCTCAAGCACCTGACCGTCCCAATGACGCGGTACCGCATCACAGTTGACGGCGAGACGACGGAGTGCGTGGCCCGGATGGTGCTTGTCGCCAATGGCGCGTTTGTCCTGGATCCCTGGCTCCGGTTCGGCGACGACATCAGGCCGGATGACGGCGTGCTCGACGTTTGTGTGTTCGATCCGCCGCACCTCGCGGCGACACTGACGCTGCTCCTCTGGTTCCTGGTGGGGCACGTTGGCCGGTCACGCTTCGCCCGGCGGCTGCGGGGGCGGCACGTCCGAGTGGAAGCGTCGCCGCCCGCCCCGATCGAGCTGGACGGGGATTATGCGGGGACCACGCCGCTGGAGATGAAAGTTTGCCCAGCAGCGATCCAGGTAATCGTCCCCCGCGGCGCCGGGGAGCCAATCGCGCGCTGA
- the miaB gene encoding tRNA (N6-isopentenyl adenosine(37)-C2)-methylthiotransferase MiaB, whose protein sequence is MIPLNPRLARAPEPAGVQAAKRYCIWTIGCQMNEAESAKAAAMLSQAGYLQTHLEEEADVIIVNSCVVRQAAEDKVAGKLGSLARLKRVRPDVRIALTGCMVTGQEQALAERFPHVDLFYGPSQFERLVEIAPELAHVDTDLAELPHFYQPDAAGSDVTAFVPIIYGCNFVCSYCIVPYRRGRERSRPMAEVIAEVERLAERGVKEVTLLGQTVNAYGHDLPGSPDLADLLTAVNEIPGIERIRFLTSHPKYMSDRIVQAVATLPKACEHINLPVQAGDDEVLRRMRRTYTVDFYRERIAYIRETIPGVTVSTDIIVGFPGETEEQFQRTLDLLAELRLDKVHVAMYSPRPRTLSARWEDDIPWDEKRRRHQAVEKLQAQILGERNRGYLGATFEILVDGMAKGRWRGRTRGNDLVFFEAPGDWKGKFVDVRITEASPWYLLGEPVAVRDHARAGVERVV, encoded by the coding sequence GTGATTCCACTGAACCCGCGCCTGGCCCGAGCGCCCGAACCCGCCGGCGTCCAAGCGGCGAAGCGCTACTGCATCTGGACGATTGGTTGCCAGATGAACGAGGCCGAGTCCGCGAAGGCCGCCGCCATGCTCAGCCAGGCCGGCTATTTGCAGACTCATCTCGAAGAAGAAGCCGACGTCATCATCGTCAACTCCTGCGTCGTGCGCCAGGCGGCCGAGGACAAAGTCGCGGGCAAGCTCGGCTCGTTGGCTCGTCTCAAGCGCGTCCGCCCAGATGTGCGCATCGCGCTGACCGGGTGCATGGTCACCGGCCAGGAGCAGGCACTGGCCGAGCGCTTCCCGCATGTTGATCTGTTCTACGGCCCGTCCCAGTTCGAGCGGCTGGTCGAGATCGCTCCGGAGCTGGCTCACGTCGACACCGACCTCGCGGAGCTACCGCACTTCTACCAGCCAGACGCGGCGGGCTCCGACGTGACGGCTTTCGTACCCATCATCTACGGCTGCAACTTCGTTTGCTCCTACTGCATCGTCCCCTATCGCCGGGGCCGGGAGCGTAGCCGGCCAATGGCCGAGGTCATAGCTGAGGTCGAGCGCCTTGCGGAGCGTGGCGTCAAGGAGGTGACCCTCCTGGGGCAGACGGTCAATGCCTACGGCCACGACCTCCCGGGGAGCCCGGACCTCGCGGACTTGCTGACCGCCGTCAACGAGATCCCGGGGATCGAGCGCATCCGCTTCCTCACCTCGCACCCCAAGTACATGTCCGACCGGATCGTCCAGGCGGTGGCGACGCTGCCGAAAGCCTGCGAGCACATCAACTTGCCGGTGCAGGCCGGCGACGACGAGGTCCTTCGGCGCATGCGCCGCACCTACACGGTCGATTTCTATCGGGAGCGGATCGCGTACATCCGTGAGACGATCCCGGGCGTGACGGTGTCGACCGACATCATCGTTGGTTTCCCGGGCGAGACCGAGGAACAGTTCCAGCGCACACTCGACCTCCTGGCCGAGCTGCGATTGGACAAGGTCCACGTCGCGATGTATTCTCCGCGCCCGCGGACGCTCTCGGCCCGCTGGGAGGACGACATCCCCTGGGATGAGAAGCGGCGGCGCCACCAGGCGGTGGAGAAGCTCCAGGCACAAATTCTCGGCGAGCGCAATCGGGGCTACCTGGGCGCCACGTTCGAGATCCTGGTCGACGGGATGGCGAAGGGCCGCTGGCGCGGACGGACCAGAGGCAACGATCTGGTGTTCTTCGAGGCGCCGGGCGACTGGAAGGGCAAGTTCGTGGACGTGCGGATCACCGAGGCCTCGCCCTGGTACTTGCTCGGCGAACCGGTGGCAGTTCGGGATCACGCTCGCGCCGGAGTAGAGAGGGTGGTCTGA
- a CDS encoding Vms1/Ankzf1 family peptidyl-tRNA hydrolase: MITRADVDALSRLGSDQWPIVSLILRVDKERIDDDYTIRLKNLLREAADTLDDRFNPQQRKAVLEDLERIREFFRDEGDRFGRGVAVFAASQAGIWQVHELPRDVESQIAIGFEAHVAPLIKILEQLEPFVTCLIARDSARLFYGRLGKFEELQQIVDEEVPGQHDQGGWSQARYERHIDEHARAHFKRVADELFHIFEEQPYRWLILGGPDEVVAAFLEQLHPYVRERHAGTVRVLMEANINEVHEESCEIIRRWILDEKLRAIEMLRNEVLSGDRGVAGLEPTLMALQQGQILTLLVDDSYQAPGAVCLNCRSVQREGGTGQQCVFCGGPLQALDNVVPEIVTGAFRQGANLLFLTQPETQEPMRDLGRIGALLRFSLTSQSEG; encoded by the coding sequence GTGATCACGCGCGCAGACGTCGATGCCCTGAGCCGGCTCGGCTCCGACCAGTGGCCGATCGTCAGTCTGATCCTTCGGGTCGACAAGGAGCGAATCGACGACGACTACACTATCCGCCTCAAGAATCTCCTTCGCGAGGCCGCCGACACCCTCGACGATCGCTTTAATCCACAGCAACGCAAGGCGGTCCTGGAGGACCTCGAGCGGATCCGCGAGTTCTTCCGCGACGAAGGGGATCGGTTCGGGCGGGGTGTAGCCGTGTTCGCCGCCTCGCAGGCGGGCATCTGGCAGGTGCACGAACTCCCCCGGGACGTGGAGAGCCAGATCGCGATCGGCTTCGAGGCACATGTCGCCCCGCTGATCAAGATCCTGGAGCAGCTCGAACCGTTCGTGACTTGCCTCATCGCCCGCGACAGCGCGCGACTGTTCTACGGTCGGCTTGGGAAGTTCGAAGAGCTCCAGCAGATCGTCGACGAAGAGGTACCTGGCCAGCACGATCAGGGCGGTTGGTCACAGGCCCGCTACGAGCGACACATCGATGAACACGCACGCGCTCACTTCAAGCGGGTCGCCGACGAGTTGTTCCACATCTTCGAGGAGCAGCCGTACCGCTGGCTGATCCTGGGTGGCCCAGACGAAGTCGTCGCCGCCTTCCTCGAGCAACTCCACCCCTACGTTCGCGAGCGCCACGCCGGGACGGTGCGCGTTCTGATGGAGGCCAACATCAACGAGGTGCACGAGGAGAGCTGCGAGATCATCCGGCGATGGATCCTGGATGAGAAGCTGCGCGCCATCGAGATGCTCCGCAACGAGGTGCTGAGCGGTGACCGGGGCGTCGCCGGGCTCGAGCCTACGCTCATGGCGTTGCAGCAGGGCCAGATTCTCACCCTCCTGGTCGACGACAGCTACCAGGCCCCGGGTGCTGTGTGCTTGAATTGCCGATCGGTACAGAGAGAGGGTGGGACGGGTCAACAGTGCGTCTTCTGCGGCGGACCGCTCCAGGCGCTGGACAACGTGGTGCCGGAAATCGTGACCGGGGCGTTCCGGCAGGGAGCAAACCTGCTGTTCCTGACGCAGCCGGAGACGCAGGAGCCGATGCGCGACCTGGGCCGGATCGGCGCCCTCTTGCGGTTCAGCCTGACGAGCCAGAGCGAAGGCTGA
- a CDS encoding SAM hydrolase/SAM-dependent halogenase family protein yields MRDGGARSGIVSLITDFGLSDTYVGQIKASLLTVDRGLQLVDLTHQIPAQDVAEAAFQLATAWEAFPPGTVHLVVVDPGVGTPRRPVAFAYCGHLFVTPDNGLGTFVLQDQEPEQLVVLDRPEFHRPRVSKTFHGRDVFAPVAGHLASGRELTEVGTEVPPSSLVRLPLPAVEREERVVRGPVVSIDHFGNCRTLIHPEDVPWPRDKVWVRCGSAMVRGIVETYGSVPEEHTLALFGSHGGLEIAVRMGNAARAWEITRGMFVEVMPAE; encoded by the coding sequence ATGCGCGACGGGGGAGCGCGCAGCGGGATCGTCAGTCTCATCACCGACTTCGGACTGAGTGACACGTACGTGGGGCAGATTAAGGCCTCGCTCTTGACGGTCGATCGGGGCCTGCAACTGGTGGATCTGACCCACCAAATTCCAGCCCAGGATGTGGCGGAGGCGGCATTCCAGTTGGCGACGGCGTGGGAGGCGTTTCCTCCGGGGACAGTGCACCTGGTTGTTGTCGATCCGGGTGTGGGAACCCCGCGGCGGCCGGTCGCCTTCGCGTACTGCGGCCACCTGTTCGTGACCCCGGACAACGGGCTGGGCACATTCGTATTGCAGGATCAGGAGCCGGAGCAACTGGTGGTGCTAGACCGGCCCGAGTTTCACCGGCCACGGGTGTCGAAGACATTCCACGGGCGCGACGTCTTCGCACCGGTGGCTGGCCACCTGGCGAGCGGGCGCGAGCTGACCGAGGTGGGGACCGAGGTGCCGCCGTCGTCGCTCGTGCGCCTGCCGCTCCCGGCGGTGGAGCGCGAGGAGCGGGTCGTCCGCGGTCCCGTCGTGTCGATCGACCATTTTGGCAACTGCCGCACGCTGATCCACCCGGAGGATGTGCCCTGGCCGCGCGACAAGGTGTGGGTCCGCTGTGGCTCAGCCATGGTGCGGGGCATCGTGGAAACCTATGGCTCGGTGCCTGAGGAGCACACGCTGGCGTTGTTCGGCAGCCACGGCGGACTGGAGATCGCCGTTCGGATGGGGAACGCAGCGCGGGCCTGGGAAATCACGCGGGGCATGTTCGTTGAGGTGATGCCCGCGGAGTAG